The following are encoded together in the Pyxidicoccus xibeiensis genome:
- a CDS encoding aquaporin: protein MSGCHVNPAVTLGLVLIGRMESRYALGYVVAQCLGAVHCNGRAPPGFD from the coding sequence ATCTCCGGCTGCCATGTGAATCCGGCGGTGACGCTCGGGTTGGTGCTCATCGGGAGGATGGAGTCCCGGTATGCGCTCGGCTACGTGGTGGCCCAGTGCCTGGGCGCGGTCCATTGTAACGGGCGCGCACCTCCGGGCTTCGACTGA